From the genome of Solanum lycopersicum chromosome 12, SLM_r2.1:
TGTTTTGTTCGACTAAGATGGTTTAGTATGAGATGTATTCTAGACTTCTTATGAATCTATgttgatatatacatatatatatatatatatatatatatatatatatatatatatctgtgtgtgtgtgtgtgtgttctCTCGCGCGCACGCAAGTAATCTtcatatacgaagggtctatgaaTACCTGATATATATGTACTATGTGTATGAAAGGTCTTTATAAATCTCAATGTAGAAGTACTAAAAAGTTTTAAACtccgctaaatttgacctattaatgtaataatgtaagctaagaggctactcttagtcctcaaagaggactacgACGCtgattacgtctagggggtgctccctagatgtgacaaacttagtatcagagcatgaggttttaAATCTTAAGGATGATGTCTCATTGAACCATGTCTACGTGTATTCTTATTTGTAATTTGAAGCGCGCTTCACCTATGAATAGGaaactatatgatgcttaggacaTACTTATTTTCTTGGAAATCCAATGTCATGACTCTAGAGTTTACTTTATGTGTTCTTTCACCTAAaacttgtatttttgttataggTATGAATAGTCGAAGAAACGCTGCACCTAGACTTGATGGAGAGATCGCTAATTCATGACTTCCTCCCTATGGAAATCAAGTTTTCCCTTTTGAGGAAGTTGCTAATGATGATCAAGCTCCGTCTAATCCTCCGACCATGACAAATGGTGATATAAGGGCTGCCTTTCTCCAAATTGTCCAAGCCATTACTACTCAATCATAAGCCTTCACTACTCAATCTCAATCTATAACGGCCCAAGCTAATCGGGAGGTGGTACCTCGAGGAAACCAACAATGTTAGCACCATGGCGTCCCGTTTGAgagatttcacaaggatgaatgaatccccctactttctatgggtccaaagTTTAGGAATACCCCCAAGAATTCATTAATGAAACCTACAAGATCCTCTATGCTATGGGTTTGACTACTACTGAGAAGGCCAAGTTagccacttaccaactcaaggacgtggcccaaacttggtacGTCTAATAGATAGACAATAGGCATATGAGGGATGGTCCGGAAGACATGGGAgattttcaagaaggcttttcttgataggttctttcctagggaaaagaaagaagataagaTGGAAGAATTTATCAACCTTCTTCAAGTAGATATAAGTATACTTGAATACTCTTTGGAATTCACTAAATTGGCAAAGTTTGCTCCTTTTTTGGTTtccgatcctagagatgaaagGAGTCGCTTTGTGACGGGAGTGTCCAATGACTTGATAGTAGAATGTCATTCAGTTATGCTACACgataatatgaacatttctcatctcattgtacatgctcaacaagtggaagagaaTAGAGTGAAGAAGAGCATTAAGGAAACAAATAGGGCTAAGTCATTTGATGGTGAATCTTCAAAAGGTAGGCTTGATATCCAAGACAAGcctaagttcaagaagaggttttctattcaagttccttccaagttccctaaggctcgtgatgatagggTTTCTAACCCTAAGTCTAATAAGGGAAGAA
Proteins encoded in this window:
- the LOC138340361 gene encoding uncharacterized protein; its protein translation is MVRKTWEIFKKAFLDRFFPREKKEDKMEEFINLLQVDISILEYSLEFTKLAKFAPFLVSDPRDERSRFVTGVSNDLIVECHSVMLHDNMNISHLIVHAQQVEENRVKKSIKETNRAKSFDGESSKGRLDIQDKPKFKKRFSIQVPSKFPKARDDRVSNPKSNKGRSTSSPRKKPTCGKCGKKHYGDCLYWNG